The genomic interval ACAATGATCATATCGAGAATCTGATCAAACAAAATAGTAGGGTGATCTTACCTATCATCTTCCCTGCACTCGAGAGAAATGCTAATGGGCACTGGAACCAAGCTGTGCAAAGCCTCACACTTAATGTTCGGAAATTGTTCTCCGATCATGATGTTGGTGTATATGATGAGTGTCAGCGGAAATACGAGGATGAAAAAGCCAAAGAGAAGGAGACAAAATTGAAGCAAGAAGTCGCATGGAAGCGCCTGGAAGAGATGGCATCAGCAAAAGCAACGAGTGGAGCAGCTGTGCTTGTCTCTCGAACCTTACCTCGCCAATCTTCAGCTGTCTAGCGCATTGTTCAAGTGGTAAGGAAGTTTACTAATTTTTGGTTGCATTGCAAGTTTGAGGTAGTGGCTTCTAATGTATGAATCCACCTCATTTGTTAGGTCCTTGGAGATTCAAAAAGCATTGTACAGGATTGAACTGTACAGACAAGGTATATCAAGGCGGGCATATTGATGGAAGATCTGAGAAGCCAGTTGGGTTACGCAGAGTACCAGCAATCACCTCTCAATCCTGAGTCTTGGCTTTTGATATGCTGAGATCTGCAGTTAATTGCTTTACTATCCTTTAACCTTGTCCGAAGTTGGTTGCGAACTTGCAATTTGTTTTCAGCTGGTGCTGCAATCTTCCCATGGGTGTTTGTTTTGGAAGCAAATGGTTGTTGGTGGTCAGTAGATAGAAGTTAGTTAGTCCTTCAAAATGAGTCATCGTTGTTCTCCAGTTGGCATGGGCCTTCATGGTTGTAAATGGAAACAGAAATTTTTTTCTTGAGTACAATATGAACAAATATCGCTCAAAGAATGTGTGGAGTGCAGCTTACTTAATCTTATTACTATGGAGCAGTATCCAAGAGAGGATGCTCAAAACTGATTAAGCCAAGAGCTGGTAAGTGGAAACTTCACCTAAAACTCTAGGTTTCTTCTTATTGAATGCTCTGTCGTCGACAATAATGGCACATGGTATGCCTGGCTGACACAAGTCACAAAATGATTCAAGAATGAAGAGCTTAATACTGATGCTGCTCAGAATTCAGTTCAATACTTCAATGGCAATGCTGATCAATTATCACCTAGCTACTAAAGAGACAACAACACTGATCAATATTGCTTAATGGCAGAAAAGATATGATCACTTGCTTAATTGCCTTTGTTCCGCCTGGCGAGCAAGGTGCTGAACGGCGGGTGGCAGTACCTGCCGTCCTGGAAGAACATGCCGGCGACGACCCTGTACATGGCCTCCGTCATGTGGACGCCGTCCCAGTTGACGTACTTGGCCGGCTGCGCGCAGGCGGTGGTCACCTCCGGCGAGCCGCAGGTGGAGAAGATCTCGAAGTtgtaggcgccgccgccggcgccgcagcaaGTCTTGAAGGGCTCCGTGAAGCCGTACCTCGCCGGGGCCGCCATGACGGCGAGGTGGGCGGCGTAGTAGTCGGCGTAGGCGATGACGGCGGCCGGGTGctgccgccggagccggcggaGGCTGGCCTGGAGGCGGCGGTTGTGGGCGTGGCTCTGCTGGttgacggtggcggcgcagctgaTGTTGTCGCGGTCCTCCGGGCGGGCCAGCGTCATGGTCAGTGGCAGGCAACCGGTTAGAGGTAGCCCCTGTACGATTATGTACTTGGCCCCCTTCTTCAGCAATGCCTGTCATGCATCCAATTTCCCCAATTATTGTTATCTCTCGAAGAAGGACAGAAGGTAAGGTAAAACCAATTATACGAGAAACGTCAAgcggtcttccggctagctccacaattTGGTGGGCTGGACGACTtgccggctagctccacaataTGGTGGGCTAGACGATTTGGGTTCGAAGCATTACCcctctaattatttgatattaggtcattccctaatatttgtgtttttttaaaccAATTATTATATACTTAGATTGTATGTTGAATGGCTgcgaattacaaaatcacaaCTTAATTATAAACaagaaaactattttaaaataacagcataaaaagagagagaatactGCTAGTGCTCTTTTGTGTTTGttattagtttgttttttttacttttccaGTATTCAGAATAAGTAGTAGATCAATGCACATGCATGTCCGGCTAGCTGCATTCAAACTTGGTATGGATTCAGAATTTGAGAGTATAGTGTGCTAGGAGGAGAAAGAAGGCAGTAAATGGTGGCCGTCAAATTTTGGTGGCCATCAAATTTGGTTGGCTGATTGATTCCAGTCATCAAAGCGTCTACTGTAGCCTGCCAACATCATGTTCAGCGACTTAACTCCATATTCTTGAGATGAACAGTGCAACTAAGTACTCCTAATCGCATGTAGGCTGTAGCTCGGTGAATACTCCGGCTAGTACGAACTACGAACTAATGTATTCGCACACTGAAGATGGCAGCATAAGCAGGGAATTCCCATAAGCAGTACAGTAAATGTTTGCAAACAAGCTGAACAGGGACAGCAAAATTAAAGAGATGTCACTGTGCTTCCTGATCTATCTACTCTTCTGCATGCGGCTGCAGACCTGTAGCTACAGGGTCGCCATGGCTGCAGCTACAGGGTCGCCATGCTCTTGATCTGTCATGCTAGTAGCAAATGCACCGACAGGGGTAGATACATTAGGACAGGCTGGGTTCTAATTTCTGAACCATCGAAGGCCTTATAGTTACTcgcttagtaaaaaaaaaacgaatctaggccttaaaaaaaaaatccaggaaTAGACATaacacattctaatacaacgTATCAAGATAAAAAGTATATTCAGATACATAGttctatattattttttatgagacggtGAAAATATTAGTTAATGCTCTTAGCTAATATCAGCTCCTATGTTCCTCTCTAGTACATCCAAAAGTctaattcatattttatttttttagtttttcaaaACTCTAAAATCTATTTCTAGTCGTTatatgctaaattaaattgttaaccagatataatatatgtatatagtgCATGATGAATGCGTTAATTATTTATTGGTCTTACTTATTCGTCCTAGtgatgaaaaaaatactttGTACCtttggatgaatggagtactcccttcgtctcataaaaaaccaacctagtactggatgtgacacattctagtattacgaatttggacatccaatgctaattcatttttttcgggacggagggagtacgagcTATCGACAAAATTTAGGTgttaaaacttgattttgatgttttcctATATAAGTTTACGTTTTAAGCATTCGTTTTTAAATGGCTAAGGACACCTATATTAAAAAAGAGTTTTACCATTATTTTAATAAACTATATAACTTATAATTAGTATTAGACCGATCGACTTATAATTTTACTGTCACTGTAATTACTATCCTGGACCCGCATCGGACAACCTCTAAATTCTTGTCTTGTCTTGTTCTCCTAGCTTAGCACTTTGTGTAATTTGTTTAACTATAAgcaattaattttcttttcagggCCAAAAGGCCgagaaaaaacaattaattaattaatgagatatatgtatgtatatatatatacctcgaTGAAGGTGGTGAGCCTGTCGATGGCCATGTTCCGGATTTGGTCCTgggggatggtggtggcggccatgAAGCTGTAGGCGTAGTCGTTGGCGCCGATCTCGCCGACCCAGAAGAGCGCGTCGCCGACggccctggcggcggcgggcgaccgcCGGAGGTGCGCCTCGAACCAGGCGAGCTCCGTCATGATGGACTGCGGCGTGATGTCGACGCTGAGGTTGTTCCTCGCGAAGAACTCGTGCTCGATGGccgtggcgccggcgacggcgaagttGACGCCGTgggtggcgttggcggcggcgggggagaggtACGGCGGGAGGAACCCCGGCAGCgcgaggcggtcggcgaggaagtcgacgacgaggcggccgtcggAGTAGCGGTTGGTGGAGCGGTGGAAGAAGGTGGCGCCGTACGGCGGGCTGGACACGTAGCCGAAGGAGTAGGGCCCCGTCGTCGAGTGCGTGTTCCCCGTGTCCGTGAACGAGTCGCCGAACGCGTACACCGTctcgaacgccgccgccgggacggagacgccggcgatgaggaggaggaggagcaggatgACGTCACTACGGCGAGCTGCCATTTCCGGCGAGATCgagtgagctagctagctatatactaTGTCAGTCACACTCGTCTGTGTGCTTCAGTGTGTTTCCGCTTCCACTGCTTCTTATAGAGAGTGAGGTGAACCACCTTCGAATTAACCGTAggtaatttaatttctagattaCTCCTGACCATGTAAATGGATTAAAAATCTATGAAAATCATGtaggcccctttgattcaaagtaaattcatagaaattttagaggattttattcctataggaatgccctttgaatcaaaggaatggatcttatgtaatcctataaaattcctatggattgacTAATgtcatgcaagttttggagaaaTTCTAACACGAGGTAAAACCTTTTGGAAACTTTcatttgagtctttatctcccCTCTAATTCCTGCaatttttcctgcggtccaatcaaacgaccatttcatgtgttttttctgtgttttgcaatcctctgttttacacttacattcctatcaaaatcctacgttttttctattcctatgttttctcattcctgcgattcaaaggggtaCGTATAGGGCAAGTGTGCCAAGAAACTTCACTGCATTTATTACCCGCGCAGATAATTAGTTGGTCGTTGAATAATTCCCAAACAAGTAATAACACCGTACACTAGTTCTGCTACGACTACTTACCCAATTGGTATTACCCATCGTATATTGTACCACTCCAAATAATATATCATCGTCCTTAACGCCTAATTAGGAGTATGTGCGTGATACGAATCCTATTTAGTGATAGCAGTACATACATACGACTGGAATATATAGGATTGGACGACTCTTTTAGTTGTGTCAACCATCTCGGCCTtcttgataatattttttttcttcagttttttcACCATTTTTATTCTCCTTTTATCTCTGACAGTGGAAGGCTCTGGATCAGGAATAGTAAGTAGAAGTACCTACCAGTAATTGTAGACGGATGGTACAATCGCAGGCAGTGTCATTAGTGCACGCCGTGTGCCGTGTGGGGATTCAATCCAACATGAGACTGACAGATGGTGGTGTGGGGTTAATAAGTGGACTAGTGGAGTCATTTTAATTAATGTACCAGTACTAGTACAGTACTACTATACTCTCGGAAACTCATGGCTCGCTAATGCGTGTGCACCATAACCATGCCGATTTGTTAGGTGGAAGCATTGCACCCCAAAATCAGACGTTGTACTAGGATGGTACGCGTAATTCAGATCTGCTTCGATGGTGTTTGGATCatagacttaactttagtctctatatttattaaatatagactatttacaaaactaattatataaataaaagctaatttgcgagataaaattttaagcataattaatccataattagagaatgtttgttgtagcatcacataggctaatcatggattaattaggcccaatagattcgtctcatgaattagtccaagattatgaatgtgttttattaatagtctatgtttaatatttataattagtgtccaaacatctaaTGTGATAGGGCCTTAAAAGTTTTAGTATCATCTAAACAGGCACCTTTTACCAAGAGCAGACCGGAGGTCATACTCACATTGAAGTATTCTCTTCGTCAATGTTTTTTGAACTACTCTTTTCgccttaaaataaaaaaaagatataaccataatttatattagatttatttatgtTAGACGGTAGCTATACTACAAAATTTCATCTGAACGAGATACTGAGTAGTAGGTATAAGATCTCGATACCTTATAGGTACCGACCGATACTTATCAGATACCAACTGATAAATGGTACCGATAGGTATCAGTTGATACTTGACGGATATCGCATGCGTCTTGCTCTCTGTCCTGTTGCTTTGCATTGGACTGATTTTTGCTCTCCGTCTTCTTTGCCGCACGTATCATGGGCGAGGTGAGGGGATCCCATCCCGAGCGGTGGACACGGGATTCCGGTATATagcatttttattattttgagatggagtgAGTACATCAAGAAGAGATTATAAGTTGGTTTTCTCTATCTTCCTTTtttaaggccctgtttatttcagcttaagattattataatctagattattgagacagattactataagctagatatAATAAGCCGACATAGAATAAATTGTTAGATGTTTGTTTCTCAGGATTATTAGCCGGTTGTTAGGTGTTAGCAaaccaataataaaaaaaagcacctttagagtggattactagattatagtaatctagcttatagattGTAATATTCTATCgtaataagctatctgtttaTTTCAGTTTACTCATAATAatacagattataataattctaagctgaaaTAAACGTGACCTAAGAAAAGCAAAAGC from Oryza glaberrima chromosome 3, OglaRS2, whole genome shotgun sequence carries:
- the LOC127766908 gene encoding GDSL esterase/lipase At3g48460 gives rise to the protein MAARRSDVILLLLLLIAGVSVPAAAFETVYAFGDSFTDTGNTHSTTGPYSFGYVSSPPYGATFFHRSTNRYSDGRLVVDFLADRLALPGFLPPYLSPAAANATHGVNFAVAGATAIEHEFFARNNLSVDITPQSIMTELAWFEAHLRRSPAAARAVGDALFWVGEIGANDYAYSFMAATTIPQDQIRNMAIDRLTTFIEALLKKGAKYIIVQGLPLTGCLPLTMTLARPEDRDNISCAATVNQQSHAHNRRLQASLRRLRRQHPAAVIAYADYYAAHLAVMAAPARYGFTEPFKTCCGAGGGAYNFEIFSTCGSPEVTTACAQPAKYVNWDGVHMTEAMYRVVAGMFFQDGRYCHPPFSTLLARRNKGN